The stretch of DNA AGGAAGCGGCACCGTAGATGCCACGGAACGAATATGCCACAGTCCATCAATTGGATCTGTGAGCGTCAGATCTTCTTCACCGGGGCCAGTGCTGGTGACGTCAGGCGATCCGGGACCGTGGTCCGCCGCGTTTGGACTGATGGCAAAGACATCAAGATCGCTGGGCGCGGTGCTGTTCCATGTGTACTTAATTGTTACTTGAACGGTGTTGGTTTGGTAAAAAGTTGCGGCGGGCGCGGGAAGCGTAATTGTCAAATCGTGGTTGTCGCACACGCCGGGCGGACAAGTGTCCTGAATACCCACGTTGGTAACGGTGCCTGCCACGACTGGACCAAAGTCCCAGGAAACCGGTCCTGAAGTGCTGCTGATGGAAGTCACGGTCTGGGCGGAAGCCGGCTGGGCCAGAATCAAAACCAAAGCAACTGCAAGCAAAGCGAGCCAATGACTGGAGAGGCTCGCCGTCAATCTGTTTTTATTTCCTGATTTTGGGGGTGCTGAGGGGGAGGGAAGCGTTGACATTGGTTTCTCCTGAAGCGTGAATTTCTGGAGCTGGCCGAAACCTACAAAAGTGATGGCAGTAGTAGCACTACCGCTGAACTTAAGAAGAAATATTCATGACCGGAGTTGCCAGATAGTTTTCCCAATATTTTCAATGAATTAGAGACATACCACCTTGCGTTGACTTTAGGGTGGTGGTACTACTTCATTGTGCGACTCTGCTTCTTCCGAAAGAAGGACTATGGCATCCGTTCCTAACCCGCTGACTTCCAAAGGCCCCGCTGCCGAGCGCATATTGAAAGCCGCCAAAGCACTATTTGCGGAATCGGGCTTTGAAAACACCAGCACAATTTCAATCGCACGAATGGCGCAAACCAGCGAATCGCAGTTGATTAAGCACTTTGGCAGCAAAGAGGGACTGCTCGAGGCGATATTTGAGGACGGGTGGAACCACATCGCCCAGGCTTTTGGCACTCTGGAATACATCCCGGCTCCTAGTTCCAAATTGCAGGCCCTGGTGGGATTGATTCTCTCCAAGCTGGAAGAAGACGAACAGCTCAAACAATTATTTTTGCTTGAAGGCCGCAGAATCCGCAAAGAAGGCCACATGGTCCTAATGACCAAGGGCTTCCTGGGGCTGGTGAACACGGCGGACAGATTGCTCAAGGAAATGCGCGACCTGGGACAGCTCCGTTCCGATCTGAATATTGAAGGCATGCGCTCCGCGCTGATTGGAATGATGGAAGGACTGTTGCGCGACAGAATGCTCTCCGGCAGAATTCCTTATGCATCGTCCTACACAGCGGAGGACATCCGAAAATTATTTCTTCACGTTCTGCATTCGTTCTCTGCCACTCCCGACTATCTCTCAAACCACGCGAAGCCTGCATAGTGGAGATTTTGCAGCTGACCTCTGACGACGTTCGACGATAGCGATCGTTTAATCCCACGCTCCATCCCACACAAAACTTTTTCTTCCAAAAATATTCAAGCAGTCAATCGATTTCCATTACGAAAATTCACACATCGTAGATGCTACTGTTCATTTTCGAACGTCGACGATTCATTTCCGCACAGTTGCGTGGGACGAGTGGTTAAAGAAAACGTAAGGAGTGAGTAAGTGGGATGAGTGAACGCTAACGCGTTGATGCACTTGCAGTCTAAAAAAATATGCTAAGCCAAATTGGTTGGAACTTTTGATTGTTTGGCATCGTCTTTGCAAGTGAGAAGAGAAGAACAAGAGCACGACAAGAGTTGAAAATGTAGCACTTAGGTTCACGGGGTTCAGGGAATGTTCGCGCCCACGGTTTTGGCGGCCCCAGGCGAGAACAGTCCCCGGAAATCGGCACGCATACGCGCGCCTGTTTCTTAACCCACGCCCAAGAATTGTAGGTCATCAGGCAATGAATTGAAAACTTCATTGCTGATGGAAAAAGGCCGCCCTCAACCGGTTCCCGCCGAACAGCGGGAAAGAATCAAAGGAGCGGTAATGAAGTCCACGTTATTTTCCCGGATCATATTCGCAACACTGGCGCTGGCATTGACCACGAGCGCTTTTGCAGCCAGCGATTCCCATAAAAGCAGCTTTGAGATTTCCGCCGCCACACAGGTGAACGGCACAACTTTGCCCGCGGGCGAATACACCGCCCAGTGGGAAGGCGCCGGGCCAACGGTGCAGGTAAACATTATGCAAGGCAAAAAAGTAGTGGCCACCGCGCCGGCGCAGGTAATTGCCCTGGACAGCAAAGCCAGCGAGACGCAGGCGGAAGTATCCAACGGAACCAAAGGCGAGCGCGAACTGAAGGCGTTGCAATTTGCGGGGAAGAAAGTCTCTCTGCAATTGGGAACGGAATCAGCTACGGCGCAGAGCAAAACAGCTTCAACAAACTGAGAACCGCCGGAATCAATTTGCTTTTACAGGGAGCAGGCAACTGCTCCCTTGCTTTGCAGTTCAAAGCTAATGAACTGGACCATTCACCGGGTATATAGAGGTTGCGCAGCGAGCGCGGAGATGGCTGGCGCTTTGCTGCGACGAGACCAGGAGTACTAGTACTCCGGTAAAAGTGCTCGCAATACGGTCATGTATACTTTCTATCTGGCCGGAACATTAGTGGAGGAGCTTGACTATGCATTTTGATTTGCGGCAATCCCTGCGGATGGCAATTGCCACCGTTCTGGTTGCACTCTTCATTGTTCCCACGGAGGCGCTTGCGCAAAGCCACGTGGTCAGCCCCGCGGACCTGCAAAAGGCAGCAACTGCAGCGTCGCAGGTAAGACAGCACAACCTGGATTCAATTCAACGCCTGTTGTCAACGCCGACGGCTGAAAAGGCCCTGAAGTCGGCGAAGATGGACACGCAGCAGGTGAAAACCGCGGTCTCAACCCTTAACGATCAGGAACTGGCCCAATTGGCGGCGCGGGCCGACAAAGCACAGGCTGACTTTTATGCCGGCGATCTCAGTGAACGCGATTTGATCCTGATTATTCTCGGCATCGCGGTGCTGGTGCTGATTATCGTAGCTGTCCGCTAGAAATATCTTCATGGCACGAAATATGCCGCAGAGACTCATTTGTATCCTGTGTCTCTGCGGCTTTGTCTTTGCCGCAACACACGGCGTGTGGCTGGACGTCCCTTTTATTAAGCAGGAAAAAGATGGTTGCGGCGCAGCCAGCATCGCCATGGTGATGCAGTACTGGCGCAAGCAACAGGCCAAGGAAATTGACGCTGCCTCTGATGCGGTGGAAATCCAGCGTGCGCTTTATTCCCGCAAAGACCATGGCGTTCGCGCTTCAGACCTGGAACATTATTTCCAGCAAAACGGCTTCCAGACTTTTGCCTTCGGGGGGAAGTGGGATGATTTGAAACAGCATCTGGAAAAAGGGCGTCCACTGATTGCCGCACTAAAGCCCTCGTCCTTAGAAAGTTCACTGCACTTTGTGGTGGTGGTCGGCATTGATCCTGCTGAAGGAGTGGTTTATCTGAATGATGCCGCGCAGCGCAAGCTTCTGAAGCAGGACCGCACGAGTTTTGAAAAGCAGTGGAGCGCCGTGGGCCATTGGACGCTGCTGGCGCTGCCGAAGTGATAAGTTCACGAAAAATTCTTCGCGTTTGCGTGCTGCTGGTGGCAACGCTGGGCTATTTGCACGGCTGGGCGCAGACAAATCCCACGCCCGCAGCCAAACAACTTTTTGAGCAGGAGAGATGGAGCGATCTGGCGCAGCTATTGCAGCAATCGCCCCGCAACAATGCCGATCTTGATTATTACTATGGTGTCGCGCTGGCGCACCTTGAGCGCTGGGCGGAAGCGGGCAAAGCACTCTCTGACGGCCAGCGGCTTGCTCCAAACGATAAGCGCTTTCCGATCGAGCTGGCCGGCGTGGCGTTTAAGCAGAAGAAATATGGTGAGGCCCGGCATGATCTCCATCGCGCGTTGCGGCTTGATGCGAAGGATGAGTACGCCAATGAATTTCTGGCGACGGTTTATTTCCTTGAAGGCAATCTGGAGGCGGCGCTCAAGTATTGGAACCGCATAGGGAAGCCACAGGTCACTGAGGTGCGAAGCGAGCCGGCGTTAAAAGTGCGTCCGGCGCTGCTGGACCATGCGTTCGCTTTTGCGCCCGCCAGCACGTTGACGCTGGAGGAATTGCTGGCCAGCAACTTTCGGCTGCGCGGCCTGGAAATTTTTTCCACGTACAAGCTGAGTCTAGAAGCGCGGCCTGACGGAAAGTTTGACGCAATCCTTCGCGCGCAGGAGCTGAATGGTTTTGGCAACAGCAAGCTTCAGGCGCTGGTCCGCATCTTCAGCGGAGCACTTTTTGAAGAGATTACGCCGGAGTATTACAACCTGCATGGCTCGGGCACGAACATTATTTCGCTGGCGCGGTTCGATACCGATAAGCGTCGCGCGGTGGCTGCGATCAACGGGCCGCTTGGAGGAAGCCCGAAATGGCGCTACCGCTTGGGCGCGGACTTCCGCAATGAAAACTGGACCGTGCAAACGTCTTTCACTGGATCAAGCACGTTCCTGGGCGCGACGAACCTTCGGCGGGAAAGCGTGGGCGCGGAGATCACGCGGTTTGTGGGCGCGCGCTGGAGTTGGACAACCGGCGTGGAGTTTTCACACAGGGATTTCCGCAACGTTGTTCCCGGCGTGGCGTTGACGCCGGAATTGCTGGCCAAGGGCTACCAGATCAAGCAGAAAGCGCAGTTCACGTATGAGCTATGGCGGTCGCCGGAAAAACGCCTGACCATTTTCAGCAGCGGCAAGTCCCAGGCGGGACGCTTATGGTCGGAACCGGGGCAGTCTTTTGAAAAATTGCAAGGCGCAGTTGGCATGCACTGGTATCCGCGCGAGCAGGGTGACGATTATGAAATGCAATGGCGCGCGCATGCCGGCAAGACGTTTGGACAAATACCGTTCGATGAACTATTCCTGCTGGGCGTGGACCGTGACAATGATTTGCCTTTGCGGGCGCACATTGGAACGCGCCATGGGGAGAAAGGCAGCGCGCCGTTGGGACGGAATTATTTTCTTTCCAACTGGGAAAGCGATAGACACGTGTATTCGAACGGAATTCTGACGGTGAAGCTGGGGCCGTTTCTGGATACGGGCAAGATACTGGATTCATCGGCAGCACTTGGTCCGCATAAATGGTTGTTTGATCTTGGCCCGCAGGCGAAGCTGAATGTGCTGGGAGTGGGCGTGGTGTTGCTTTACGGGAAAGACCTGCGCACGGGGAACAACGCGTTTTATACGGATGTAACGTGGTAAAGCAATCCAACGGCTGGCGGCAGAGTACACTTCCGCGAGCGTGAAATCGCTACAATGACGTATGGCTGAAGGAGTTAAAGATTTCTACGATCAGTTGGCCGGCAGCTACCATCTTATCTTTGAAGATTGGGAAGTTTCAATCCGTCGCCAAGCCGCAATCCTTGGAGCTATCCTTGAACGCGAGTGCGGCACTCCGGCGAGAGTAAAAGTCCTAGATTGCGCATGCGGAATTGGAACCCAAGCATTGGGTCTGGCCAAGCTGGGCTTTCAAGTCACCGCCTGCGATCTGAGTCCCTCCGCTGTGGAACGAACCCGCATGGAAGCTGACAAAAGAGGACTGAGCGTGCGGACCTTCGCCGCAGACATGCTGAATCTAACGGAAGTCCCGGATGGAGAATTCGACGCGGTTATCTGCATGGACAACGCCCTTCCGCATCTTGAGAGCGAGCAACAACTATTTCAGGCAGTAACCCAGATGCGGCGAAAATTGCGGCTTGGCGCGCTCTTCATGGCCAGCATAAGGGATTATGACAGTCTGGTGCGCGAGAAGCCGATGGTACAAGGACCCAATTTTTATTCTGGCGAAGAAGGCCGACGGATTGTCCATCAAGTATGGGATTGGCTGGATGATCGCCGGTACACTTTTCATCTTTATATAACCAGGGAAATCCAAGACGAATGGGAATCCCAGCATTATGTTTCGAACTATCGCTCGATTATGAGGGATGAATTGAGCGAAATTCTGGCAAGATCAGGATTCTCTGGGTGCCGCTGGATTCGTGCTGATGAGAGCGGATTTTACCAACCCATCGTACTGGCGAAAGCTAAGAGCACGACTCTCTAAGCCGGTCTGTTTGCCGGTTCCTTTTACAATATGCCCATGCGTTCACTCATCATCGGCGGCACAAGAAATCTGGGTCCTTCAATTGTTCACGCCCTGCTGCAACGCGGGGACGAAGTTGCGGTATTCAATCGCGGGCAAACGCGTGATGACCTGCCGGAAGAAGTTGAGCGGCTGCGCGGCGACAGAACGAATCCGGAAGAGCTGAAGCGTGTCTTGACTGGCAGGGAATTCGATTTGGTCATCGATACCACGCTGTACACCGGCGCTGAGGCGGAGGCTGCGGTCGAATTATTTACGGGCAAAGTTGGGCGGTACATCTTTCTGAGCACGGGGCAGGTTTACCTGGTGCGAGTGGGGGCTGAAAGACCTTATAAGGAGGATGATTATGCCGGGCCGGTGATGGCGGAGCCGCCGAATTCGAATATTTCAGAATACGAGAACTGGCGTTATGGTTTCGACAAACGCGCGGCGGAAGATGTATTCCCGCGCGCATGGAAGGAAGGCAAGTTTCCTTTTACCAGCCTGCGCCTGCCGATGGTGAACAGCGAACGCGACCACTATGACCGAATCTATGGATATTTTCTCCGCATTCAGGATGAAGGGCCGCTATTGATCCCCGACGAAGACGGAGCGCCGGTGCGGCATGTGTAT from Terriglobia bacterium encodes:
- a CDS encoding class I SAM-dependent methyltransferase gives rise to the protein MAEGVKDFYDQLAGSYHLIFEDWEVSIRRQAAILGAILERECGTPARVKVLDCACGIGTQALGLAKLGFQVTACDLSPSAVERTRMEADKRGLSVRTFAADMLNLTEVPDGEFDAVICMDNALPHLESEQQLFQAVTQMRRKLRLGALFMASIRDYDSLVREKPMVQGPNFYSGEEGRRIVHQVWDWLDDRRYTFHLYITREIQDEWESQHYVSNYRSIMRDELSEILARSGFSGCRWIRADESGFYQPIVLAKAKSTTL
- a CDS encoding C39 family peptidase — encoded protein: MARNMPQRLICILCLCGFVFAATHGVWLDVPFIKQEKDGCGAASIAMVMQYWRKQQAKEIDAASDAVEIQRALYSRKDHGVRASDLEHYFQQNGFQTFAFGGKWDDLKQHLEKGRPLIAALKPSSLESSLHFVVVVGIDPAEGVVYLNDAAQRKLLKQDRTSFEKQWSAVGHWTLLALPK
- a CDS encoding SDR family oxidoreductase, which codes for MRSLIIGGTRNLGPSIVHALLQRGDEVAVFNRGQTRDDLPEEVERLRGDRTNPEELKRVLTGREFDLVIDTTLYTGAEAEAAVELFTGKVGRYIFLSTGQVYLVRVGAERPYKEDDYAGPVMAEPPNSNISEYENWRYGFDKRAAEDVFPRAWKEGKFPFTSLRLPMVNSERDHYDRIYGYFLRIQDEGPLLIPDEDGAPVRHVYGEDVVQAVMRLAESEKGKGSAYNIGQDETLSLVQFLELLAETMHCPLKIVRVPREELDREGLLPHCSPFSGKWMSSLDNARSKAELGMQYTPVAAYVKKLVSYFQAVRPHTVEGYQQRAREVEVGKSK
- a CDS encoding tetratricopeptide repeat protein, yielding MDAAGAAEVISSRKILRVCVLLVATLGYLHGWAQTNPTPAAKQLFEQERWSDLAQLLQQSPRNNADLDYYYGVALAHLERWAEAGKALSDGQRLAPNDKRFPIELAGVAFKQKKYGEARHDLHRALRLDAKDEYANEFLATVYFLEGNLEAALKYWNRIGKPQVTEVRSEPALKVRPALLDHAFAFAPASTLTLEELLASNFRLRGLEIFSTYKLSLEARPDGKFDAILRAQELNGFGNSKLQALVRIFSGALFEEITPEYYNLHGSGTNIISLARFDTDKRRAVAAINGPLGGSPKWRYRLGADFRNENWTVQTSFTGSSTFLGATNLRRESVGAEITRFVGARWSWTTGVEFSHRDFRNVVPGVALTPELLAKGYQIKQKAQFTYELWRSPEKRLTIFSSGKSQAGRLWSEPGQSFEKLQGAVGMHWYPREQGDDYEMQWRAHAGKTFGQIPFDELFLLGVDRDNDLPLRAHIGTRHGEKGSAPLGRNYFLSNWESDRHVYSNGILTVKLGPFLDTGKILDSSAALGPHKWLFDLGPQAKLNVLGVGVVLLYGKDLRTGNNAFYTDVTW
- a CDS encoding TetR/AcrR family transcriptional regulator, with amino-acid sequence MASVPNPLTSKGPAAERILKAAKALFAESGFENTSTISIARMAQTSESQLIKHFGSKEGLLEAIFEDGWNHIAQAFGTLEYIPAPSSKLQALVGLILSKLEEDEQLKQLFLLEGRRIRKEGHMVLMTKGFLGLVNTADRLLKEMRDLGQLRSDLNIEGMRSALIGMMEGLLRDRMLSGRIPYASSYTAEDIRKLFLHVLHSFSATPDYLSNHAKPA